The sequence CGGGCCCGGGGCGCCGGGTCACCCGTTCCGGGCCGTGGCCGGAGCCGGCTCGCTGACATGCGGTCGGTGGAGGAAGCCGCGTGCCCGGGGTGGCCCGTCTGCGGTACATAACGGCGGGCCGTATCTCGAAGGCGGCGGTGCCCGTCTGCGGTACACAACGGCGGGCCGTACCTCGAAGGCGGCGGTGCCCGTCTGCGGTACACAACGGCGGGCCGTACCTCGAAGGCGGCGTGTTCGCCAGGCGCGCCTGCTCGTCAGGCGGGCGCGACGGCGCGGCGGGAGCTGCGGCGCCAGCGCACGATGATCACGGTGGAGAGGATGAAGCTGAAGGCGGCCGGGGCCACGGTGATCGGGCTCATGCTGCCCGGGGCCACCACCGCGGCGCCGATCACGGCGTAGGTGACCGTGGACGGGATCGCGGCGATCGTGGTGCCGAGCAGGTACCGCTTACGGCACACGCTGGTCGTGCCGTAGGCGTAGCCGACCAGGCCGAACGGGGCCAGCGGCAGGAAGCGGACCAGCAGCACGGCGGCCAGGCCGCGGCGGTTGAGCCAGCCGTCCAGGCGGGCCAGGCGGCCCCCGGCCCGGGCCTGCAGGGCGCCCCGGCCCGCCCACCGGCCCGCGTAGTAGGTGGCGATCGCGGCGATCACGGCGGCGGCCAGGGCGGCGATGGCGCCGGTCGCGGCGCCCAGCAGGGCGCCGCAGGCCACGGTCACCGCGGTCCGCGGGACCAGCACGGACAGGAGCAGACCACCCAGTACGGCCACGGCGACGGCCGCCCCGGGGCCGAGCGCGACGACCGCGTCGCCGATCTCGCGAAGCGGAAGCGTGGCGGCGGCCACCGCCAACCCGCCGATCACCACGCTGAGCAGCCCGAACCGGACGAGACGGCGTTTACGGCAGAGCGGAGCG is a genomic window of Actinoplanes teichomyceticus ATCC 31121 containing:
- a CDS encoding TVP38/TMEM64 family protein encodes the protein MPGDVPAVPTSRSTAVQQTPAAGHAPLCRKRRLVRFGLLSVVIGGLAVAAATLPLREIGDAVVALGPGAAVAVAVLGGLLLSVLVPRTAVTVACGALLGAATGAIAALAAAVIAAIATYYAGRWAGRGALQARAGGRLARLDGWLNRRGLAAVLLVRFLPLAPFGLVGYAYGTTSVCRKRYLLGTTIAAIPSTVTYAVIGAAVVAPGSMSPITVAPAAFSFILSTVIIVRWRRSSRRAVAPA